The Rhododendron vialii isolate Sample 1 chromosome 3a, ASM3025357v1 nucleotide sequence gagagagagagagagagagagagagagagtactagtTCTGCTTTTGTtggatgacaaaaaatttagtttcGAAGCTAATgagaagggagaaaaaaatgaacgaaATTAAGTTAATAGAAGTGAAGATAAAAGATATAGATAAATATGTGGAGCTCAATAAGTCAAGGTCAATATGGGTGACTTTGAACACTGATTGCTGAGAAGAAAGGGAGCCACACAAACGTTCATCTGAAACCTTTCTTAAATGAATCTATTTCTGTAGCAAAATAGAACTATAAGTCTCTACAAAagattttcagagagagagagcgagagataTTTTATAGAGGAGAATAGTACCATGTCcatatattttttcctcttctttctcctaaGCCTTTCCAAAGCCCAGGACGATTGCAGTACTCCAAAAACATGCTCCGATCACGGTCCACCAATCCACTTCCCATTCCGTCTGAAGAACCACCACCCACTACACTGCGGCTGTCCTGGCTTCGACCTCTCTTGCTCTCCAAACAACACCACCACCGTTCTCGACCTCCCTAATTCAGTCAAAGTTTTAGTCACCCACATCGATTACAAATCCCGAATGATTCAGATTAAAGACCCACACAGCTGCTTCCCACAAAAGCTTCAAAACCTCAATTTGTCCGCCACTTCCTTTCAATTTGCAAATTTCACGTACAATTTTAGTTTATTCAGTTGCCCTTCAACGAAACCGGATTTCTCTTATAGGGTCACTTGCTTCCGTGGCGACGGTCCTGAAGTATATGCCGAGAGAGGTGAGGTGAGTGTCTATTATCAGGATGATCCGCCCCTGATGCTATCTTGCAGAAAGATGTATAACTTGTTGGTTCCGATCGAGGCGTTTCATCAAGCTGATCTGCAATTGAAATGGCACCAACGAGTTGAAGGCAAGTTTTTTGGGTACCCTCTTTCTCTACTTTCCCATTTGTTTCATTTGCAAGCTCGAACCGGAGGAAGTTAAAAGAAACTTTGCATACCCACAACAATAGATCTTGTTAAACTTCTTGATAGAAAAAGCAAGTGCTGTTTTTTTTGGATCCGGATCCGTTTTTTGAAGTTACCATTGTCCCATTTGGCTACAGCCTACAACCTTGTGAGAGGtgatggggtttttttttttttttttccatagttTATACATCAGCTGGTTAGCAGGGTGTTAGCAAATTAGTCAAGGTTTAGAGGCTATCCATAACCTGAACTCCAAACTTGCTCTTCGTGGAGCTCAAACACTGGCCACCACTAGGAAGACACATGAGCAAAACCAACTCAACTAAGCTTGGTTTTTCGAGGTCATGGATTTGGACGAGGTAAAATCTCATagttcaattttgttcatcctctttAAAAAAAGGGTGAAAGTTATCATTCattttattagttgaaatggtgtaggtaTACTTTTTTAGAAGGATGACATAATTTTGTGGCGTGATTCACATCATTTTAACTAATAAAAATGAGTATAGTGTTCATCCTCTTTttaggagggtgaacaaaattaaattcaaaatttcataacGTGGGAATATCTAATGCAACCATGGGAGATTTTGTATTATTAAtcccattatttttaatttggtggGCTTCTACATCTCCTACACTAATAGTGGCATCTCCGGAAATTTTTTTGATGGTAGTTATCAAAGATGAAAGAACCATAAATTTCAtagaatttaaaaagaaaatactaattaAAACTTCTCCGATTAAAATTAGTATACTAATTATCTACTACTCCTATTATTTATGGAAATATCAATTGAATCAACATGGAAAATTTTGACAATTAGATCCACTGTTAAGATTGATATAAGCGTCCAAGTTTAACATTTTAATATTGGGTGTTCAATATTATAGTGGTCTATGTAACGCTTGTATCAAAATTGAAGGTATTCCACTGAGTAGGAATGCACAAACGTCGACGTGGGCTTACACTTCATAATAACAGAAAATTACATGCGGGTCTAGAAAATGTATTAGTATTTAATTTCCATTAAGGATGAACTCAATTTTATTTATCTCTCTAAGGACAATTTCATATGAAGATTACTCTTTTACCCTTAATTAAATATAATTTCACACTTTATtatctttcaaaattttcatcatccTCTACCACCTCCATCCCACAATCCTTCTGGCCGGCGACCATCTCCGACCGATGAATTTTTCCGGCGAAATTTCactacttcaaaaaattaatgaaattcaCTATTTCTCAAATTTCACTAATCTAACTAAATTTCACTCTGATTTCAAATTTCATTAAATCTCAATGGGTCTGGATTTCACTAAGTAAAATTCACTAAGAATTTTTAGACATTATTATCAGAGAAATTCACTAATTTTCACTAAAAAATGGAGACAACAAGCAGATTCATGTGCATAAAAAAGTATACTCTGAAGTTCAAACACGACACGATCGCCAAACATGGTGGAACCGTGGAAGGTACCCCGCCGCGGCCAACATATACGAGAAAGGGTATGATTTGGTGGTCAGATTGCCGAAGGTTTGGACCGAGTCACTCAAGAAGTGCATGAGCGAGGTACCCACCAATGGTAGAAGTACGGGGAGaacccccccgccccccccccccccccccccaatgtGGTTGCGAAGAGGATGATGAGGCAGTAGATTTTTACTAGGATTAAGCCCGTTGAGTGCAAATCCGCGGTACTCATATAGTTTTGGTGGGCGGTGGTTTGGGAGAGGCGGACGGGAGGAGAGAGGAGATGATGAAGAAGGTTGACTTGAGAGTTTTCATGGAAGCCATGGAAGAAGAGAACTCTCTTTTTTGAGATCCTTAGACgtagtttttgaaatttggctgGAGTTGGTGGGAATTTAGGACGAAAATGTGGGCCGGCCTATAAATCACCCTAATAATAATGAGACTTATTCATACCCAAGCCCGCCCAATAAATAATCGGGCTTCAATTAATAATCTCAAGCTCTAtccaattaaaaatttatttctcaAACCTGTCCAATAAGACCATTATTTTTCTAAAGCATCGTATCCCAAACATAAATTAATCAATCATTATGCTCACAAATTAGAATTGACAACCGAAATAATTAAACTTAAAGTTCTTAGTTTTTTCAGCACTACTAAAAAACTGACTCATAAAAAGTTTTATATCCCCACAAAAAGTAGTTAAAGTGTTTAAAAAATTGGAGAAAAGTTGGAACTCTCCAATATCCATGAAGCTATAACTTGCAAAAACTTCTCTAAGGTGTCTCACCTATAAAAGGAGAACCTTAAGACTTATCGGGATAACATAACAGTATACATATACCTATACATACATGTACATACATACCTACATACCTATATCCTATTAAAAATAggagttcttttatttttatcgggCCGGGCTGGCCCTTAAGTGATTTTCACAACCGCATACCATTTATTAAACGGGCATAAAATTTCAACCCAGCCCAACTCTATAAGAATCCCAAACCCTAAAAAAGCGGGCTAGGCTAAGCAGGCTACCAGACGATGTACACCGTTATCCATTGAGTACTCTCCACACGAGTCGTGGCGCTACTGCCTGCTAGTGCCATCAAACAACGGGCCCTAGATAGTAGTTAGATTGAAGCTTTAAACACCATTTTCAGCtcacaaagaaaaaatataacGGGTTTTCTAAATCTTTCACAGGTCATGACTTGGAGATTGCATGTGTGACTTTAGGCTCATTTTTGCTTCTTGTAATCTTCATTGCAATGTATTGGTTCTatagacaaaagaaaataaagagaaaggaTCATCTAAAGATTGAAAGGTTCTTGGAGGATTATAGAGCTTTGAAGCCGGCAAGATACTCTTATGCCGATATTAAGAAAATTACAAACCAATTCAAGGACAAAGTAGGCCAAGGAGGATATGGAACAGTGTACAAGGGACAACTTTCCAATGATGTTTATGTTGCGGTTAAGATCCTCAATAGCACTAAGGGAAATGGAGAAGAGTTCATCAACGAAGTGGGAATAATTGGTACAATCCACCACGTCAATGTGGTTCGCCTGGTTGGATATTGTGCTGATGGATTCAGAAGAGCTCTTATTTATGAGTTCTTACCAAATGATTCGCTGGAAAAGTTTGCATTATCTGATCGCGATAAGCGTTTACTTGGTTGGAAAAAGCTGCTAGAAATTGCTATGGGCATAGCCAAAGGAATTGAGTATCTTCACCAAGGATGTGACCAACAAATCCTTCATTTCGATATTAAACCACATAACATCTTGTTGGACGAGAACTTGAATCCGAAGATAACAGATTTTGGTCTAGCTAAATTGTGTTCTAAGGAACAAAGTGTTGTATCCATGACTACTGCTCGTGGTACCATTGGCTATATTGCACCAGAAGTGTTCTCAAGGAACTTTGGGAATGTGTCATACAAATCAGATATTTATAG carries:
- the LOC131319755 gene encoding rust resistance kinase Lr10-like; this translates as MSIYFFLFFLLSLSKAQDDCSTPKTCSDHGPPIHFPFRLKNHHPLHCGCPGFDLSCSPNNTTTVLDLPNSVKVLVTHIDYKSRMIQIKDPHSCFPQKLQNLNLSATSFQFANFTYNFSLFSCPSTKPDFSYRVTCFRGDGPEVYAERGEVSVYYQDDPPLMLSCRKMYNLLVPIEAFHQADLQLKWHQRVEGHDLEIACVTLGSFLLLVIFIAMYWFYRQKKIKRKDHLKIERFLEDYRALKPARYSYADIKKITNQFKDKVGQGGYGTVYKGQLSNDVYVAVKILNSTKGNGEEFINEVGIIGTIHHVNVVRLVGYCADGFRRALIYEFLPNDSLEKFALSDRDKRLLGWKKLLEIAMGIAKGIEYLHQGCDQQILHFDIKPHNILLDENLNPKITDFGLAKLCSKEQSVVSMTTARGTIGYIAPEVFSRNFGNVSYKSDIYSFGMLLLEMVGGKKNFDVMVNSTNQIYFPEWIYNCLDSGEELGIHIQDEGDAKIAKKLAIVGLWCIQWYPVDRPSMHGVIQMLDGDGDTLIKPPNPFASTNPTLATGQASGRPFNSELEVIVESE